One region of Brachyhypopomus gauderio isolate BG-103 chromosome 9, BGAUD_0.2, whole genome shotgun sequence genomic DNA includes:
- the LOC143522927 gene encoding low density lipoprotein receptor adapter protein 1 isoform X1 has product MDALKSAGRAIIKSPGVPRHTWGTSKHEKLPENWTDTKETLLEGMVFNVKYLGMTLVGQPKGEDMAAAAIRRIVTTARAGAKKFRKVTLTVSPKGIIVTDMETSDLIEDVSIYRISYCTADKAQDKVFAYVSQSQFSETLECHAFLCQKKKIAQAVTLTVAQAFKVALDLWEVAQEDKIKKAPTCCSCPGSDPRGETEPHCVSDAEKAQVLMEHKLKKPFFLSSTPSPSPHSNPARRRPLKHDSWDTEDGLDDTFSSVKAGVEHIAFNLQKNRRSPFTNICCIIVKYKTCKANNICCLERELFFFIPSDPGTSVFLVY; this is encoded by the exons AGCTTCCCGAGAACTGGACGGACACCAAAGAGACGCTGCTGGAGGGAATGGTGTTCAACGTGAAGTACCTGGGCATGACATTGGTGGGCCAGCCCAAAGGAGAAGACATGGCGGCTGCCGCCATCCGCAGGATCGTCACCACG GCTCGTGCTGGTGCAAAGAAGTTCCGGAAGGTCACACTCACAGTTTCTCCTAAAGGGATCATCGTTACGGACATGGAGACCAGTGACCTCATTGAGGATGTGTCTATTTACAG AATCTCCTACTGCACAGCTGATAAAGCTCAGGATAAAGTGTTTGCCTACGTCTCACAGAGTCAGTTCAGTGAAACCCTGGAGTGTCATGCCTTCCTCTGCCAAAAGAAGAAAATA GCCCAGGCTGTCACACTCACGGTTGCACAGGCTTTCAAAGTGGCTCTCGACCTCTGGGAGGTTGCACAAGAAG ATAAAATTAAAAAGGCTCCCACATGCTGCTCCTGTCCAGGCAGTGACCCTCGGGGGGAGACAGAACCTCACTGTGTCTCAG ATGCTGAAAAGGCCCAAGTTTTGATGGAGCACAAGCTGAAGAAACCCTTCTTCCTGTCGtccaccccttctccatctccGCATAGCAACCCTGCCAGGAGACGACCCCTCAAACACGACTCCTGG gACACAGAAGATGGCCTCGATGACACATTCTCAAG TGTGAAAGCAGGTGTTGAGCATATAGCATTTAATTTACAGAAGAACAGAAGAAGTCCCTTTACAAATATATGCTGCATTATTGTGAAATATAAAACATGCAAAGCAAACAACATTTGCTGCTTAGAGCGAGAGTTGTTCTTCTTTATCCCCAGCGACCCTGGTACGTCAGTGTTTCTTGTATATTGA
- the LOC143522927 gene encoding low density lipoprotein receptor adapter protein 1 isoform X2 — MDALKSAGRAIIKSPGVPRHTWGTSKHEKLPENWTDTKETLLEGMVFNVKYLGMTLVGQPKGEDMAAAAIRRIVTTARAGAKKFRKVTLTVSPKGIIVTDMETSDLIEDVSIYRISYCTADKAQDKVFAYVSQSQFSETLECHAFLCQKKKIAQAVTLTVAQAFKVALDLWEVAQEDKIKKAPTCCSCPGSDPRGETEPHCVSDAEKAQVLMEHKLKKPFFLSSTPSPSPHSNPARRRPLKHDSWDTEDGLDDTFSRPAESRWCLRMQCKRISCVAQQ, encoded by the exons AGCTTCCCGAGAACTGGACGGACACCAAAGAGACGCTGCTGGAGGGAATGGTGTTCAACGTGAAGTACCTGGGCATGACATTGGTGGGCCAGCCCAAAGGAGAAGACATGGCGGCTGCCGCCATCCGCAGGATCGTCACCACG GCTCGTGCTGGTGCAAAGAAGTTCCGGAAGGTCACACTCACAGTTTCTCCTAAAGGGATCATCGTTACGGACATGGAGACCAGTGACCTCATTGAGGATGTGTCTATTTACAG AATCTCCTACTGCACAGCTGATAAAGCTCAGGATAAAGTGTTTGCCTACGTCTCACAGAGTCAGTTCAGTGAAACCCTGGAGTGTCATGCCTTCCTCTGCCAAAAGAAGAAAATA GCCCAGGCTGTCACACTCACGGTTGCACAGGCTTTCAAAGTGGCTCTCGACCTCTGGGAGGTTGCACAAGAAG ATAAAATTAAAAAGGCTCCCACATGCTGCTCCTGTCCAGGCAGTGACCCTCGGGGGGAGACAGAACCTCACTGTGTCTCAG ATGCTGAAAAGGCCCAAGTTTTGATGGAGCACAAGCTGAAGAAACCCTTCTTCCTGTCGtccaccccttctccatctccGCATAGCAACCCTGCCAGGAGACGACCCCTCAAACACGACTCCTGG gACACAGAAGATGGCCTCGATGACACATTCTCAAG ACCTGCAGAGTCCAGATGGTGTTTGAGGATGCAGTGCAAGAGGATCTCATGTGTCGCACAGCAGTGA